A region from the Haliaeetus albicilla chromosome 16, bHalAlb1.1, whole genome shotgun sequence genome encodes:
- the LOC138689253 gene encoding uncharacterized protein isoform X3: protein MEGRGRGRAGGGRRGDGDEGGVRGSPGGRRRGRWVPLAAAGVRGKREGGGRESAGRGEREAGGGSTGTNGSSPQQRRAEANAPRPPLSLTGGGHRPAPPLRRCRRAVTEAPLGAAVRGRGWRAGGRRRYWRARWGGRGGGPRRAAWAGPGQSEKLAAAAAGGARSGGSAAANLLLGHRCVATSPRLRGPAPRRHDACIPFPPPSSFPSLARQTLRRALQLAALHGRA, encoded by the exons atggaggggagaggaagggggagagcggggggggggcgacggggggacggggacgagGGTGGGGTAaggggctccccgggggggcggcggagggGTAGGTGGGTGCCGCTAGCGGCCGCCGGCGTGAGGGGAAAACGcgagggtggggggagggaatCGGCGGGGCGGGGTGAGCGGGAGGCGGGCGGCGGTTCAACAGGTACAAATGGTTCCTCCCCGCAGCAGCGACGTGCAGAAGCGAAcgcgccgcgcccgccgctGTCACtgacggggggggggcaccgccccgccccgcccctccgccgCTGCCGGCGGGCGGTAACGGAGGCGCCATTGGGCGCTGCGGTGCGGGGGCGGGGctggcgggcgggcgggcggcgtCGCTATTGGCGGGCGCGATGGGgtgggcggggcggggggccaCGGCGCGCGGcgtgggccgggccggggcagaGCGAGAAgttggcggcggcggcggcggggggagcgcGGAGCGGCGGGAGCGCAG CGGCTAACCTGCTCCTCGGACATCGCTGTGTGGCCACCTCGCCTCGCCTCCGCGGACCCGCGCCTCGACGCCACGACGCCTGCATCCCCTTCccgccacccag CAGTTTCCCATCCTTGGCCCGGCAGACCCTCCGACGTGCCCTGCAATTAGCCGCGCTGCACGGCAGGGCGTGA
- the LOC138689253 gene encoding uncharacterized protein isoform X5: MAGCRRPRGRHEGACPGGGCAELQPSAPRPPSFTLPGVSCAAAANLLLGHRCVATSPRLRGPAPRRHDACIPFPPPSSFPSLARQTLRRALQLAALHGRA, translated from the exons ATGGCGGGGTGCCGCCGACCCCGGGGCAGGCACGAGGGAGCGTGTCCCGGGGGTGGGTGCGCGGAGCTGCAGCCCTCTGCGCCGCGACCCCCATCCTTCACCCTGCCCGGTGTCTCCTGTGCTGCAG CGGCTAACCTGCTCCTCGGACATCGCTGTGTGGCCACCTCGCCTCGCCTCCGCGGACCCGCGCCTCGACGCCACGACGCCTGCATCCCCTTCccgccacccag CAGTTTCCCATCCTTGGCCCGGCAGACCCTCCGACGTGCCCTGCAATTAGCCGCGCTGCACGGCAGGGCGTGA
- the LOC138689253 gene encoding uncharacterized protein isoform X1, which produces MEGRGRGRAGGGRRGDGDEGGVRGSPGGRRRGRWVPLAAAGVRGKREGGGRESAGRGEREAGGGSTGTNGSSPQQRRAEANAPRPPLSLTGGGHRPAPPLRRCRRAVTEAPLGAAVRGRGWRAGGRRRYWRARWGGRGGGPRRAAWAGPGQSEKLAAAAAGGARSGGSAGGPRRPPPRHPPGAGEPLTNAHCALGDSTVRVTAANLLLGHRCVATSPRLRGPAPRRHDACIPFPPPSSFPSLARQTLRRALQLAALHGRA; this is translated from the exons atggaggggagaggaagggggagagcggggggggggcgacggggggacggggacgagGGTGGGGTAaggggctccccgggggggcggcggagggGTAGGTGGGTGCCGCTAGCGGCCGCCGGCGTGAGGGGAAAACGcgagggtggggggagggaatCGGCGGGGCGGGGTGAGCGGGAGGCGGGCGGCGGTTCAACAGGTACAAATGGTTCCTCCCCGCAGCAGCGACGTGCAGAAGCGAAcgcgccgcgcccgccgctGTCACtgacggggggggggcaccgccccgccccgcccctccgccgCTGCCGGCGGGCGGTAACGGAGGCGCCATTGGGCGCTGCGGTGCGGGGGCGGGGctggcgggcgggcgggcggcgtCGCTATTGGCGGGCGCGATGGGgtgggcggggcggggggccaCGGCGCGCGGcgtgggccgggccggggcagaGCGAGAAgttggcggcggcggcggcggggggagcgcGGAGCGGCGGGAGCGCAG GtgggccccgccgcccccccccccgtcacCCTCCAGGAGCAGGTGAGCCACTGACTAACGCACATTGTGCTCTCGGCGACTCCACTGTGCGTGTGACAGCGGCTAACCTGCTCCTCGGACATCGCTGTGTGGCCACCTCGCCTCGCCTCCGCGGACCCGCGCCTCGACGCCACGACGCCTGCATCCCCTTCccgccacccag CAGTTTCCCATCCTTGGCCCGGCAGACCCTCCGACGTGCCCTGCAATTAGCCGCGCTGCACGGCAGGGCGTGA
- the LOC138689253 gene encoding uncharacterized protein isoform X2: MEGRGRGRAGGGRRGDGDEGGVRGSPGGRRRGRWVPLAAAGVRGKREGGGRESAGRGEREAGGGSTGTNGSSPQQRRAEANAPRPPLSLTGGGHRPAPPLRRCRRAVTEAPLGAAVRGRGWRAGGRRRYWRARWGGRGGGPRRAAWAGPGQSEKLAAAAAGGARSGGSAGGPRRPPPRHPPGAGEPLTNAHCALGDSTVRVTAANLLLGHRCVATSPRLRGPAPRRHDACIPFPPPRNSPAFGTVQPDD, encoded by the exons atggaggggagaggaagggggagagcggggggggggcgacggggggacggggacgagGGTGGGGTAaggggctccccgggggggcggcggagggGTAGGTGGGTGCCGCTAGCGGCCGCCGGCGTGAGGGGAAAACGcgagggtggggggagggaatCGGCGGGGCGGGGTGAGCGGGAGGCGGGCGGCGGTTCAACAGGTACAAATGGTTCCTCCCCGCAGCAGCGACGTGCAGAAGCGAAcgcgccgcgcccgccgctGTCACtgacggggggggggcaccgccccgccccgcccctccgccgCTGCCGGCGGGCGGTAACGGAGGCGCCATTGGGCGCTGCGGTGCGGGGGCGGGGctggcgggcgggcgggcggcgtCGCTATTGGCGGGCGCGATGGGgtgggcggggcggggggccaCGGCGCGCGGcgtgggccgggccggggcagaGCGAGAAgttggcggcggcggcggcggggggagcgcGGAGCGGCGGGAGCGCAG GtgggccccgccgcccccccccccgtcacCCTCCAGGAGCAGGTGAGCCACTGACTAACGCACATTGTGCTCTCGGCGACTCCACTGTGCGTGTGACAGCGGCTAACCTGCTCCTCGGACATCGCTGTGTGGCCACCTCGCCTCGCCTCCGCGGACCCGCGCCTCGACGCCACGACGCCTGCATCCCCTTCccgccacccag
- the LOC138689253 gene encoding uncharacterized protein isoform X4, which produces MEGRGRGRAGGGRRGDGDEGGVRGSPGGRRRGRWVPLAAAGVRGKREGGGRESAGRGEREAGGGSTGTNGSSPQQRRAEANAPRPPLSLTGGGHRPAPPLRRCRRAVTEAPLGAAVRGRGWRAGGRRRYWRARWGGRGGGPRRAAWAGPGQSEKLAAAAAGGARSGGSAAANLLLGHRCVATSPRLRGPAPRRHDACIPFPPPRNSPAFGTVQPDD; this is translated from the exons atggaggggagaggaagggggagagcggggggggggcgacggggggacggggacgagGGTGGGGTAaggggctccccgggggggcggcggagggGTAGGTGGGTGCCGCTAGCGGCCGCCGGCGTGAGGGGAAAACGcgagggtggggggagggaatCGGCGGGGCGGGGTGAGCGGGAGGCGGGCGGCGGTTCAACAGGTACAAATGGTTCCTCCCCGCAGCAGCGACGTGCAGAAGCGAAcgcgccgcgcccgccgctGTCACtgacggggggggggcaccgccccgccccgcccctccgccgCTGCCGGCGGGCGGTAACGGAGGCGCCATTGGGCGCTGCGGTGCGGGGGCGGGGctggcgggcgggcgggcggcgtCGCTATTGGCGGGCGCGATGGGgtgggcggggcggggggccaCGGCGCGCGGcgtgggccgggccggggcagaGCGAGAAgttggcggcggcggcggcggggggagcgcGGAGCGGCGGGAGCGCAG CGGCTAACCTGCTCCTCGGACATCGCTGTGTGGCCACCTCGCCTCGCCTCCGCGGACCCGCGCCTCGACGCCACGACGCCTGCATCCCCTTCccgccacccag